The Lentisphaera araneosa HTCC2155 genome has a window encoding:
- a CDS encoding RAD55 family ATPase, producing MDQLKPILIDIFAELSKKVTENKLTPTGVDYIDKLLDGGLLEDDFVNFMGPSGYGKTTIMNQLLASYVEASRRALLISTEQSFKGDIASRWQTLMTGESKNAFLSGHVDERAQALLKTKITHWEKFAIFESWAKKEKLDLLLEIEQLIIQEQPEVVLFDGWQRAADLVTKGSKNSKLDLREALQGLKNLAIKHQIPIMITHQLNGVAASKGNVNAISQFDAQEDKDFVHRFDMSIVFSRTNIDGVTIMQTGKSRHSEPSQVEVRLNGEFCKFELVDEGQDSEEMNDFGSI from the coding sequence ATGGATCAACTCAAACCAATACTAATAGATATTTTTGCAGAATTATCTAAAAAAGTTACTGAGAATAAATTGACTCCGACGGGAGTCGATTACATAGATAAATTGCTTGATGGAGGATTACTAGAAGACGACTTTGTCAACTTCATGGGCCCCTCGGGATATGGCAAGACTACGATCATGAATCAATTATTAGCTTCTTATGTTGAAGCTAGTAGGAGAGCCTTGCTTATCTCAACTGAGCAGAGTTTTAAAGGGGATATAGCAAGTCGTTGGCAAACACTAATGACTGGGGAATCTAAGAATGCCTTCTTAAGCGGACATGTGGATGAGAGGGCTCAAGCTTTATTAAAAACTAAAATTACTCATTGGGAAAAATTCGCAATATTTGAGTCTTGGGCAAAGAAGGAGAAATTGGATTTATTACTTGAAATTGAGCAGTTGATAATACAAGAGCAACCGGAGGTGGTGCTGTTCGATGGGTGGCAGCGAGCGGCTGATTTAGTTACAAAAGGTTCAAAGAATTCAAAACTAGATCTTCGAGAAGCACTCCAAGGTTTGAAAAATCTCGCTATCAAGCACCAAATACCAATCATGATTACCCATCAGTTAAATGGCGTTGCGGCATCGAAAGGCAACGTGAATGCTATATCACAATTCGATGCTCAAGAAGACAAAGATTTCGTACATCGTTTCGACATGAGTATCGTTTTTTCTAGAACTAATATCGATGGGGTAACAATCATGCAAACTGGGAAATCAAGGCACTCTGAGCCGTCACAAGTAGAGGTCCGCTTGAATGGCGAATTCTGCAAATTTGAGCTTGTCGATGAGGGGCAAGATAGCGAAGAAATGAATGATTTCGGGTCTATCTAG